The following are encoded in a window of Magnolia sinica isolate HGM2019 chromosome 11, MsV1, whole genome shotgun sequence genomic DNA:
- the LOC131218808 gene encoding benzyl alcohol O-benzoyltransferase-like: protein MLLFFVANVVKHVQVTRLTCGGFIFAIRLNHTVSDGIGIVQFMSAVGELARGARAPSILPVWQRELLNARDPPRVTHVHREYDQVPDTKSTIIPLSNMVHRSFFFGPTEISALRKHVPHHLRRCSTFELLSACLWRCRTIAVGPDPDEDVRIICVVDARTKFRPPLPAGYYGNGIALAMAISPAGKLCQSPLGYGLELVKKAKSDVTQEYMQSVADLMVIKGRPHFTVVRTYLVSDVTRARFGEIDFGWGKPVYGGPAKAGVGAILGVSSIFIPFRNGKGEDGLVVPICLPGPDMERFAVEIESMIQETMLDGSSKL, encoded by the coding sequence ATGTTGTTATTCTTTGTTGCTAACGTGGTGAAACACGTGCAGGTAACTCGTCTCACGTGTGGGGGTTTCATCTTCGCCATTCGACTCAACCACACCGTCAGCGACGGGATTGGGATCGTCCAATTCATGTCCGCGGTGGGCGAGCTCGCACGTGGGGCGCGGGCCCCATCCATTCTACCAGTGTGGCAGAGGGAGTTGCTCAACGCACGTGACCCACCCCGTGTGACGCACGTGCACCGGGAGTACGATCAAGTGCCTGACACAAAAAGTACAATAATACCCCTCTCTAACATGGTCCACCGTTCCTTTTTCTTCGGCCCCACCGAGATATCTGCCCTCAGGAAGCACGTGCCACACCACCTCCGCAGGTGCTCCACGTTCGAGCTCCTGTCTGCGTGTCTCTGGCGCTGCCGCACGATCGCCGTTGGACCCGACCCAGATGAGGACGTGAGGATCATCTGCGTCGTTGATGCACGTACCAAGTTCCGACCGCCCCTTCCGGCAGGCTACTACGGGAACGGCATCGCATTGGCGATGGCTATCTCGCCGGCCGGGAAGTTGTGTCAGAGTCCGTTGGGATATGGACTGGAACTAGTGAAAAAGGCGAAATCTGACGTCACACAAGAGTATATGCAGTCTGTAGCGGATCTGATGGTGATAAAGGGTCGGCCCCACTTCACGGTAGTACGGACTTACCTCGTGTCGGATGTGACACGTGCTAGGTTTGGGGAGATTGATTTTGGGTGGGGAAAGCCTGTTTATGGTGGGCCAGCGAAGGCGGGTGTGGGGGCCATTCTTGGGGTTTCTAGCATTTTTATACCGTTTAGGAATGGGAAAGGGGAGGATGGACTTGTGGTGCCGATTTGCTTGCCAGGGCCAGATATGGAGAGATTTGCGGTCGAGATTGAAAGCATGATCCAGGAGACCATGCTTGATGGGAgctccaagctttag